The genomic segment TAAACTGCATATTATCCACAGTAACTATATGTAAAACACATAAATCCGGACTATACTCATTGTTTTACATAAAcgatagattaaaatatgtaaataatacaaagaCATATACTAGTCATTAACATGCAATCTACtcttttatcaataattacaacatttgtaaaagtaatattttttttaaatacagatgttaataaaaaaaattttaagtatatttgtatattaattaataactatacatttctaaaaagataattaaaaaaacaaatggcAAATCTTAGCATATTGCTATGATCATGTTATGCCATTATACATCATACTAATGGGTACTTACATCATAAACTTCTTGAGCCTCGTTAAACAAgttaacgaaataaaaattatataatgtattatatatatttgtatttataaacaataaaaattacttactgCATGAACGTCTTTATTTTTTGCCCTAGCTTTTTCTAGATTTCGATTAGCTGTTTCGTAGTTGGCTAAACAACGTAATCGCCTATATAATAACCGTTTTGCAGCGAATGAATCACCTACATAGTAACGCAATGTATCTGAAAGTTTAAGGTCTTCATCAGATGCAACTCTCCCTTCCACTttctacataaaaatacaaattggaaaaatatattagtaataaataatcagtacttattattttttgttaatatatttgaacaaattaaaataaacttaatccaaatatataaatagttaaatactttattttatataatttgcaaaatactTACTCTAAGTTTTTCCAACGTTTCAGAAAATCGGTTCAAGAACCAGTCTAGTTCTCTATGATCAAAAGTAGATAACTGGACTAAACATGATGAAATCTTGATATAACAGTCTGCAACatctattcaatatttaattaaaatatttgtatgtttttaaaaaagtatatttatatcatgaGTAAGAAATCTTTTTATATCAAGGTTAGGTTAAGTTTATATGTATGGGCAAAAACGATTATAAATTTAagggaaaacattttttttttttttttaagtgtttttaatactttattttatgaacaatgAACACTGATGAATGCATACTTCGCACACGTTAAGAGCATGACCAGTCATGCAACTTAACCTTACATTCCCACTATTGCATTTGTATTGCATGTTAAAAGCTAGTTATGATCCGGCTGCGTACCAACGGATgctacacaattattattcttttattaagAGGACACTACACCAGCATGTGTTGCCACCAACTGACGAACACATACCATGGCAAATTGTATGTTCTGAATCAGTTGCGGGTAtccttaaataaatatgtaatgctGAGGATAATTCTGAGGACCCACCCACATACAAACATTTACAAGGTAACACAAATTACCAATATTCAATCAGTGGGtcacatatttttgtttatttttggttgttatattttgatatataataattaatctaataattaaacacatctttatttttgtaaattagttacaaaataaataatattcctaattaaaacaatcattattttaaaggaaaaaatatacataatagaaTGTAAGCAAATATACagaacataaatacattatttaatctGTAGAACGTTCATCGGGAAAACAAAACCCAGAGTGCCAATTATAGGACAaccctattataaataatatggagTCACACTGTTGTCTGTTATAAGtagagcgcggatttttatgcacttaaaagtatcgaaatatgccatataatatgcagtaaaaatcatgaaaatatgcaaaaaatatgcagtcaaaatcataaaaaaaaatatgcaagaattttttatttatttaaaatgtacaacaaaacttataatattaataactttaacgcctaaaaaaaaaaaaatttaggaaattttctgaacaacttaatttattatttaaattaataatcatatgtaTTTCAAGTTTTGGCATATTCACTATTTACAGACAATGACAAACGATGTAACCGAGTGCCCAGTGGTATGTCGATAACTGACCGACACAGCAAAAGCAATTAAGTTTACGtcgtaatcgattatttatttatcttataatgttataaataaatataatatatataaattattatttagtgactataaaatttagttttaatttttctgcttgacaaaatattattttatacatttttttaaattttcacttaaatatgcaataaattttttattttgccaaaatatgcaataacctttaaatatgcagaaatatgcaaaaaaaaatttcaccattagcttcaaattatgatgattcgtggagataactgacaaaaatccaaaaatattaaaaggaaaaaaatatgcaattgcataggAATCCGCGCTCtagttataagtataatgtCACAACTCAcatcttcaattttaaatttaataaaaaaatcctcataagtttttctacctataacaaaaaaaaaaaacaagtttgccagaaaatgaaaataattttttttataagcatttaaattacaaattttgataaaattcatcaACATCTCGAAatgttgcaaattattttataagtaaaatgtataaacatgttTAATTGTATAGCTAAGGAGTGGGAAATCAAAAGAAGATTTATCTAGTTGATACTGtaatcaacaaatttaaaaattatataaacaaagtttttttttatagatattttaagttcaaatttaggtgaaattagatatttacctaaactaaaaataaaaatgttagttattttgttgtaatttaaaaatattattcgttggtactttaaagtacctaaattaatgcattttatacacacaatgtgattttaaaataaaaaccttctATTAATATCACAATAGGTACTTAGTAAAAAGTTATGTTGACCTAAAAAATGGCTGACAGACAGTCTTCACTCAATGAaaagtttttcataattatcgttgaattaaaatttgacatacccattacagtgacccaccgGCCTCCACCCACACAACACCTTATGTACAGCAGATCGGTACCcactgcttttttttatttacaaataaatcaagtaaatataaatatataaggtggacaagtggataCCACTCTACTGTATAGTAGTTATAATGTATGTGTtagattttaattcataataaatcattctacacaaaaaacgattctgagcagtgaCTGTGTGCATaacatacttgtataaataatcaaatataataataaaattattaaaaatatttcatgactataaattattatgctacTTTCTAGTAAACTTTTATttcgtagaaaatattatgaggaatcttcaattaaattttcaattgatagctataaaaataaaatgttatgaattcttacctaaaaaataatttgcaaattctTGCAAATGTATTGTAGATTaagtttaactttttttttattttcacaataaaaaatttataaggaACTGTATAAGGAATTGTATcataatttcaagttttttgataaaacgaaaaattatttctcaacaataattggaaaaaaaactttaaaaaatcgATAAtgtctcatggctataaatagctttaggtgtcaaaatattttgaaaatattataaaatataaaagttatattaacaTCTGGGGggaatttaaagtatctacagtaatttgtttttgagttacaccaaaaaaaacaaaatagattttgtcaaaaattgttattgcatAAAAACtcccattttttttgtttttaccaacGCTTTCAAAAACTtgtgggaattttaaatttttacctccgaATACACAAActaaattcatttttctatcagaaaatttgttttaaaaaatcagaGCATTTTCACTAGGTACCCCAATTGGTAAATGTTGATGACAGACAgtgaaaaaaacacatcattctAAAATTAACAGTTTCTTTTTCTTTGCTTAGACTCTAAAATAGCAAGAATCAAAGTCAACGCGTGTTGaaggtattattttgattattatttactagttgaataaatataaataccatttTAACTGCCACATTTTCTTCTGAATATGATTAATTTCAAAACTTGTGtttatagtattgttttgtttttaattatattacactaattagtcatggaataataaataatcattttatatccAATCACCCATCCAGGTACCCACCAAATGTGTATGTGTTGCTTCAGCAACACATAGACTACAGGATTGCTGCTACTattctgaataatataatattatctatctatatatatatatatatatctgttatgtttaatattgaaGCAAAATGACCTATTACAAATttagaagtaaaaatattatctagtgaatctcataggttttttttggtttattttattttaaagcgatatatgagtataattttaaaatataaaaatactcataacacAAAATTGTATCCTCTGAACGCAAATCTTGGTATGTTATGCATTAGTAAAACGgaaacaacacatgcaggtatgATGTCCTATTCAGAAATATTGATttcaaatcaacaataataacaagCACAATAACATTCTCTGTTatgtgttatgtatatttttatattaattataaatttattacaatggCCACAAAATTGCTTTGAAAGCCGTGGATTGGTGACCCCTGATataaataaatccaaacattatacttaaattattagtacATAGATTCACAATACACTAACCTTTATGCTTGTTTACCATTTTATCTGATTTCATAGTGGCATCTTTTAAATGGCCATAATAATCTATGAGGAAATTTTTTTCTTGCTCGAAAAAATCATTGACATCTCTTACAGTTGCAGAAAGTAGGTATTCGTCTGTGGTCTTCGACAGAGATTTCATTATTTCCTTGAAACAAATgacatataagtaatataaaaactaataaaaataatttcaaaaacaaaatactcaCCTCAAAaagttcttttttattttttgtacgaaCAGCAAGGTCTTGATCGTATTCTAAAAATACTCGAAAATTTGTATCATAACGAAATACCGGGTGTTGAGCTAATCTTGAAAGGAACATTTCGTGCATGGCAACAGTCTTTTTAAATGTGGCTAAGtactcactaaaaaaaaatgtgattgatGGCTTAGAAATGAATAACACAATTAGTTATGTAggataatgattaaaatatttttattgccaTACGCTTCTAattcttttttcattttcaaaaattcttctTTGGTCATTGTACCTTCACCTTCTCCTAATTTTTGTAACTTTTCTCTCGAAGAATCAAAATCTGGACGTGGTGGGGCAGGtggaatctaaaatacatagaTAACACTGatcagtaataaattaataaatacataagtatttaattttataataaataaaattagatttgtatgtttaataaatacttgATACAAATAGGCTATATAGAAATAGGATATGaaatttgttattttctaaAAGTAAGAAGCATGCTTCTTATCTATCTATTACTTATCTATacttaatttgtaaattgtttttattttattttttcactaggaagtataagtaatttttttttttttttgaaaatatagaaaTCAGGATGTACTATAATCGGTTTATGTTAAGAAGTATAGTCGGCGATCGACTCGTGCGCAAGGGTCTGGCAATACTGCACAACAGGTATACAGATATATGAGTGGCTGGGGGACAAACGGGTGTTGCCTGACTACAGCCAGACAAAAACTGGTCGCTGCCGACTATGTTTATTAACTTgaacagaatatataatatttactactaataaaatactgtatgataactaataaaatattaaataatttgtatataaaatatcggtattaagataattttatgCGTGTAGTTAATTGTAAGAAATAGCTGCTATAGTTCAGTTAGAGAAAATGCATTAATTCTTGGAGAATTATTTCTATGAgtgaattataaaaacatttgcgTTAATAATctgttatgaaatattttagtacattagtatttggtaaattaattcaaaaatattttatattgatagaaagtacctataatagtcttaatattaaattgcatatttggCTTAGAGAAAAAACAAGTTTAGTCCATTCgttttttaagtacttattgTATTGGTTATTAAACCATGCCTAAGTAACTTGATAACTagaagtttatttatataattttaatttatgcaaattgtgagtttttatttttagcgtttttaaattaaataatttatagttaaacacaaaatttaaaaaaatatttgtagacaattatttttgtttctcaTTAGTATTTGTCAATATTGTAATTCAAGAGAatgaattaatttacataaatttccATACTAACAATAAACCCAGCGTAGTCTTCATTTTCTTCAAACTGATCGTGTAACCAGATAAATTCTTCATGCTGACGTACAACTGAAAATTCTGATCTTTGAAAATCTGGTAATGTTGTCTAAagcacaaatattaaattattatagttgtctttggtaaattttgttacaatgatataacTCCCACCTTTGACAAAACAGTGAATTTGACCCTGTCTTTTTCACTGAGAGCGTCAGAAATAACAACTTGAAGAGAATTATCACTTAAATCGACATTCTCAGAATTGCTCCCCTGGTGAACAAAACAAATTGTAGAAATTAAAATGAGCCTAACAAATTACATGCAtgataaaaaagaataattactTCGTTTAATATATCACTCTGGGAATTGTTTTCTTCCACGTCAAACTCGTCAGACTAGAAACAgaaaattattgtgtatattaaacATTGAAGGGAACAAGACTTAAAAACAATCAGCATCAAATGTGTCTGGACCCAATGGACCTATGTATAAGCGGAATTAGGGGATAGCCTGGGGTGCTGAGGCAATCCCAAgctataatttaaacttttttttatttgacgtttatattaaaaaaacaattctaaaagATACATTTCTTAACTAAAACATGTATTTCAAACAGCATTTGCAATTCAAATAAGTTGGCGAATGCATAAATACCAAtgcaacaatttaaaaattggttgaAGACAAATGTAGCAAGTTTTTCAGACTggtctattttcaattttgagagggatgttagaaataatattagaacAGAATTAGTGTTAGATAAGTACAGGACAAAAACgaagaaaatagttttaaaataatacattgtatttttagatACGTTATTCCTAGTTTTTATATTGGTtgtaagttgaataatattgttttgtaataataagacaattattttaatttgcaaatgcaatatattagtttgtatacaaattaataataacattgaagATGTGTGACAACATTTGTTATTGATGGCTTTGAAATTTAGCTGATGGGCAAAGCGGGTTGGTGagatatacataattttagcaCCCTCTAATTACTGGATTCGCGATGAGCAGTCGTCGACAATACCCATCATTGCAAACGACATGTCCAGTGCAGACTGTCTGACGGCAGTTCATCGTAACCCTCACCGAAAGTAGGTAGTTTACAAAAACTCTCGAGGATTCAGGGAGGGAGGGTACTTACAAGCATAGTGTACACGGACGTCGATCGCTGACTCCGTTTCACAGGGGGGGTAAGTCAAGGAGCCGGACTAGAGTTGGCTGGCAGGCGGACGGACGTTCGGCTAGGAACAAAATCGAGTTATTCGCGAGTACTCGAGAGCGTCTTACGCCGTCGATGACAATGTCACAGTTGGTGTCGTCACTTGAGTCGCTATCCTGACGCCGAGCAAAGATCAGACGATATCGGCAAACGCATTTAATAAGCAAACGTAGAGCGCGCGTGCGTACAATTCCGCGACGATCGTCGACGGGTGACGGGCCTGAGGACTACAACGGCCAACAACCGATCGAACGTAACTATTGTAATCGCGGTGTATTTCCTTCCGGCTGGATGCCCGATTAACGatactaataaacaataatgatttaaataactgGCTTAAAATATGTCGTcgtaataatggtaaaataggtgtatcgtaataataatgttttccgTATCGTTCGAACTTCGGACGCACTCTCTGCGCCTAGTgcgtacaaatgtacaatactacaatatactACAAACAGTCTATATTACAAAGATGAATATTGATAAGAGCGACGTCGTCGGCTGCGGCGGCGTACGCCAAATGCTAATATACGCCCACTCCATTGTGTCTCTTATGATTACATGATATCTCGAGGGAACTTCCGCCACCGCTGTTGACCGTCGTGGTCGTCACCCACCGCATTTACGGTGTTGCCAACTCATACgcgatgtattataattattacaatattttttattgatattatggggattgttatttgttattatta from the Acyrthosiphon pisum isolate AL4f chromosome X, pea_aphid_22Mar2018_4r6ur, whole genome shotgun sequence genome contains:
- the LOC100166208 gene encoding sorting nexin-6 isoform X1; translated protein: MLSDEFDVEENNSQSDILNEGSNSENVDLSDNSLQVVISDALSEKDRVKFTVLSKTTLPDFQRSEFSVVRQHEEFIWLHDQFEENEDYAGFIIPPAPPRPDFDSSREKLQKLGEGEGTMTKEEFLKMKKELEAEYLATFKKTVAMHEMFLSRLAQHPVFRYDTNFRVFLEYDQDLAVRTKNKKELFEEIMKSLSKTTDEYLLSATVRDVNDFFEQEKNFLIDYYGHLKDATMKSDKMVNKHKDVADCYIKISSCLVQLSTFDHRELDWFLNRFSETLEKLRKVEGRVASDEDLKLSDTLRYYVGDSFAAKRLLYRRLRCLANYETANRNLEKARAKNKDVHAAQEVYDAEATQQISCEKFEVMSDKGKEELIDFKARRVSTFNKNLLELAEWEIKHAQHQIDILKTSLEMINSEEKKSTLNVELARRYHGSNCFNLFMSMNLNNLFVSFN
- the LOC100166208 gene encoding sorting nexin-6 isoform X2, which encodes MLSDEFDVEENNSQSDILNEGSNSENVDLSDNSLQVVISDALSEKDRVKFTVLSKTTLPDFQRSEFSVVRQHEEFIWLHDQFEENEDYAGFIIPPAPPRPDFDSSREKLQKLGEGEGTMTKEEFLKMKKELEAEYLATFKKTVAMHEMFLSRLAQHPVFRYDTNFRVFLEYDQDLAVRTKNKKELFEEIMKSLSKTTDEYLLSATVRDVNDFFEQEKNFLIDYYGHLKDATMKSDKMVNKHKDVADCYIKISSCLVQLSTFDHRELDWFLNRFSETLEKLRKVEGRVASDEDLKLSDTLRYYVGDSFAAKRLLYRRLRCLANYETANRNLEKARAKNKDVHAAEATQQISCEKFEVMSDKGKEELIDFKARRVSTFNKNLLELAEWEIKHAQHQIDILKTSLEMINSEEKKSTLNVELARRYHGSNCFNLFMSMNLNNLFVSFN